A portion of the Carya illinoinensis cultivar Pawnee chromosome 11, C.illinoinensisPawnee_v1, whole genome shotgun sequence genome contains these proteins:
- the LOC122281227 gene encoding phosphatidylserine decarboxylase proenzyme 1, mitochondrial isoform X2, with protein MKFRVSYGLPMFFNHTRGGYLHNQHRCFTSLFKKLQTTTRARASVNGGHGSSQGDSFLVPGATVATLLMLGVLHARRLYDEQKFEEAREKGIELEFQPDVKAAFLSLLPLRSISRFWGFLTDMELPVWLRPYTYRAWARAFHSNLDEVALPLDEYASLRQFFVRTLKEGSRPIDHDPQCLISPVDGIVLRCGELRGVGAMIEQVKGCSYSVSSLLGASSFLPMIAEGGVQEESGEQENTSKEKSKKSWWKVSLASPKVWDPVSVCPMKGLFYCVIYLKPGDYHRIHSPVDWSILVRRHFSGRLFPVNERATRTIQNLYVENERVVLEGLWKEGFMAIAAIGATNIGSIELFIEPELRTNRPRKKLLHSEAPEEHLYEPEGVGMMLKKGDELAAFNMGSTVVLVFQAPISKSLENGDSSSEFSFCIKRGDRVRVGEALGRWQDF; from the exons ATGAAATTCAGGGTTTCGTACGGGCTCCCGATGTTCTTTAACCACACACGCGGCGGTTACCTCCACAACCAGCATCGCTGCTTCACTTCGCTTTTCAAAAAACTCCAAACAACCACTCGCGCGCGAGCTTCCGTCAATGGCGGACATGGAAGTTCTCAAG GTGATTCTTTTCTGGTTCCTGGTGCAACCGTGGCTACATTACTGATGCTTGGTGTTCTCCATGCTCGTCGGCTTTATGATGAACAGAAG TTTGAAGAGGCACGAGAAAAAGGAATTGAATTAGAGTTCCAACCTGATGTAAAA GCAGCATTTTTGAGTCTTCTACCTCTGCGTTCTATCTCTCGATTTTGGGGTTTCTTGACAGACATG GAACTTCCTGTCTGGCTGCGTCCTTATACCTATAGAGCATGGGCTCGGGCATTCCACTCAA ATTTAGATGAAGTAGCTCTGCCTCTGGATGAATATGCTTCTCTACGGCAGTTCTTTGTTCGTACTTTGAAAGAAGGTTCCAGGCCCATTGACCATGATCCACAATGTCTG ATTAGTCCCGTTGATGGTATCGTTTTGAGATGTGGAGAGTTAAGAGGAGTAGGGGCTATGATTGAGCAAGTCAAAGGGTGTTCCTATTCCGTTTCTTCACTTCTTGGTGCAAGCTCTTTCCTTCCCATGATAGCCGAAGGGGGTGTGCAAGAAGAGAGTGGTGAACAGGAAAATACTTCTAAAGAGAAGAGTAAGAAGTCATGGTGGAAAGTTTCATTGGCGTCTCCTAAAGTTTGGGATCCTGTGTCAGTATG TCCAATGAAAGGTCTATTTTACTGTGTAATTTACTTGAAGCCCGGTGACTATCATCGTATACACTCTCCAGTTGATTGGAGCATCCTTGTCCGGCGCCATTTTTCAG GTCGCCTATTCCCTGTGAATGAACGTGCTACAAGAACCATCCAAAACCTTTATGTTGAGAATGAAAGG GTTGTTCTCGAAGGTCTATGGAAGGAAGGGTTTATGGCGATTGCTGCAATTGGTGCAACAAATATTGGGTCAATTGAG CTTTTCATTGAACCAGAACTTCGGACAAATCGACCAAGAAAGAAGTTACTGCACTCAGAAGCCCCAGAAGAACATCTTTATGAACCCGAAGGGGTTGGCATGATGCTCAAAAAAGGAGATGAG TTAGCTGCTTTCAACATGGGATCAACAGTGGTTCTTGTCTTCCAGGCCCCCATATCAAAATCACTTGAAAATGGGGATTCCTCATCGGAGTTTAGTTTTTGCATCAAGCGTGGAGATAGAGTTCGAGTTGGGGAAGCACTGGGGAGGTGGCAGGATTTTTAG
- the LOC122281227 gene encoding phosphatidylserine decarboxylase proenzyme 1, mitochondrial isoform X4 translates to MKFRVSYGLPMFFNHTRGGYLHNQHRCFTSLFKKLQTTTRARASVNGGHGSSQGDSFLVPGATVATLLMLGVLHARRLYDEQKELPVWLRPYTYRAWARAFHSNLDEVALPLDEYASLRQFFVRTLKEGSRPIDHDPQCLISPVDGIVLRCGELRGVGAMIEQVKGCSYSVSSLLGASSFLPMIAEGGVQEESGEQENTSKEKSKKSWWKVSLASPKVWDPVSVCPMKGLFYCVIYLKPGDYHRIHSPVDWSILVRRHFSGRLFPVNERATRTIQNLYVENERVVLEGLWKEGFMAIAAIGATNIGSIELFIEPELRTNRPRKKLLHSEAPEEHLYEPEGVGMMLKKGDELAAFNMGSTVVLVFQAPISKSLENGDSSSEFSFCIKRGDRVRVGEALGRWQDF, encoded by the exons ATGAAATTCAGGGTTTCGTACGGGCTCCCGATGTTCTTTAACCACACACGCGGCGGTTACCTCCACAACCAGCATCGCTGCTTCACTTCGCTTTTCAAAAAACTCCAAACAACCACTCGCGCGCGAGCTTCCGTCAATGGCGGACATGGAAGTTCTCAAG GTGATTCTTTTCTGGTTCCTGGTGCAACCGTGGCTACATTACTGATGCTTGGTGTTCTCCATGCTCGTCGGCTTTATGATGAACAGAAG GAACTTCCTGTCTGGCTGCGTCCTTATACCTATAGAGCATGGGCTCGGGCATTCCACTCAA ATTTAGATGAAGTAGCTCTGCCTCTGGATGAATATGCTTCTCTACGGCAGTTCTTTGTTCGTACTTTGAAAGAAGGTTCCAGGCCCATTGACCATGATCCACAATGTCTG ATTAGTCCCGTTGATGGTATCGTTTTGAGATGTGGAGAGTTAAGAGGAGTAGGGGCTATGATTGAGCAAGTCAAAGGGTGTTCCTATTCCGTTTCTTCACTTCTTGGTGCAAGCTCTTTCCTTCCCATGATAGCCGAAGGGGGTGTGCAAGAAGAGAGTGGTGAACAGGAAAATACTTCTAAAGAGAAGAGTAAGAAGTCATGGTGGAAAGTTTCATTGGCGTCTCCTAAAGTTTGGGATCCTGTGTCAGTATG TCCAATGAAAGGTCTATTTTACTGTGTAATTTACTTGAAGCCCGGTGACTATCATCGTATACACTCTCCAGTTGATTGGAGCATCCTTGTCCGGCGCCATTTTTCAG GTCGCCTATTCCCTGTGAATGAACGTGCTACAAGAACCATCCAAAACCTTTATGTTGAGAATGAAAGG GTTGTTCTCGAAGGTCTATGGAAGGAAGGGTTTATGGCGATTGCTGCAATTGGTGCAACAAATATTGGGTCAATTGAG CTTTTCATTGAACCAGAACTTCGGACAAATCGACCAAGAAAGAAGTTACTGCACTCAGAAGCCCCAGAAGAACATCTTTATGAACCCGAAGGGGTTGGCATGATGCTCAAAAAAGGAGATGAG TTAGCTGCTTTCAACATGGGATCAACAGTGGTTCTTGTCTTCCAGGCCCCCATATCAAAATCACTTGAAAATGGGGATTCCTCATCGGAGTTTAGTTTTTGCATCAAGCGTGGAGATAGAGTTCGAGTTGGGGAAGCACTGGGGAGGTGGCAGGATTTTTAG
- the LOC122281227 gene encoding phosphatidylserine decarboxylase proenzyme 1, mitochondrial isoform X3 translates to MKFRVSYGLPMFFNHTRGGYLHNQHRCFTSLFKKLQTTTRARASVNGGHGSSQGDSFLVPGATVATLLMLGVLHARRLYDEQKELPVWLRPYTYRAWARAFHSTDLDEVALPLDEYASLRQFFVRTLKEGSRPIDHDPQCLISPVDGIVLRCGELRGVGAMIEQVKGCSYSVSSLLGASSFLPMIAEGGVQEESGEQENTSKEKSKKSWWKVSLASPKVWDPVSVCPMKGLFYCVIYLKPGDYHRIHSPVDWSILVRRHFSGRLFPVNERATRTIQNLYVENERVVLEGLWKEGFMAIAAIGATNIGSIELFIEPELRTNRPRKKLLHSEAPEEHLYEPEGVGMMLKKGDELAAFNMGSTVVLVFQAPISKSLENGDSSSEFSFCIKRGDRVRVGEALGRWQDF, encoded by the exons ATGAAATTCAGGGTTTCGTACGGGCTCCCGATGTTCTTTAACCACACACGCGGCGGTTACCTCCACAACCAGCATCGCTGCTTCACTTCGCTTTTCAAAAAACTCCAAACAACCACTCGCGCGCGAGCTTCCGTCAATGGCGGACATGGAAGTTCTCAAG GTGATTCTTTTCTGGTTCCTGGTGCAACCGTGGCTACATTACTGATGCTTGGTGTTCTCCATGCTCGTCGGCTTTATGATGAACAGAAG GAACTTCCTGTCTGGCTGCGTCCTTATACCTATAGAGCATGGGCTCGGGCATTCCACTCAA CAGATTTAGATGAAGTAGCTCTGCCTCTGGATGAATATGCTTCTCTACGGCAGTTCTTTGTTCGTACTTTGAAAGAAGGTTCCAGGCCCATTGACCATGATCCACAATGTCTG ATTAGTCCCGTTGATGGTATCGTTTTGAGATGTGGAGAGTTAAGAGGAGTAGGGGCTATGATTGAGCAAGTCAAAGGGTGTTCCTATTCCGTTTCTTCACTTCTTGGTGCAAGCTCTTTCCTTCCCATGATAGCCGAAGGGGGTGTGCAAGAAGAGAGTGGTGAACAGGAAAATACTTCTAAAGAGAAGAGTAAGAAGTCATGGTGGAAAGTTTCATTGGCGTCTCCTAAAGTTTGGGATCCTGTGTCAGTATG TCCAATGAAAGGTCTATTTTACTGTGTAATTTACTTGAAGCCCGGTGACTATCATCGTATACACTCTCCAGTTGATTGGAGCATCCTTGTCCGGCGCCATTTTTCAG GTCGCCTATTCCCTGTGAATGAACGTGCTACAAGAACCATCCAAAACCTTTATGTTGAGAATGAAAGG GTTGTTCTCGAAGGTCTATGGAAGGAAGGGTTTATGGCGATTGCTGCAATTGGTGCAACAAATATTGGGTCAATTGAG CTTTTCATTGAACCAGAACTTCGGACAAATCGACCAAGAAAGAAGTTACTGCACTCAGAAGCCCCAGAAGAACATCTTTATGAACCCGAAGGGGTTGGCATGATGCTCAAAAAAGGAGATGAG TTAGCTGCTTTCAACATGGGATCAACAGTGGTTCTTGTCTTCCAGGCCCCCATATCAAAATCACTTGAAAATGGGGATTCCTCATCGGAGTTTAGTTTTTGCATCAAGCGTGGAGATAGAGTTCGAGTTGGGGAAGCACTGGGGAGGTGGCAGGATTTTTAG
- the LOC122281227 gene encoding phosphatidylserine decarboxylase proenzyme 1, mitochondrial isoform X1 gives MKFRVSYGLPMFFNHTRGGYLHNQHRCFTSLFKKLQTTTRARASVNGGHGSSQGDSFLVPGATVATLLMLGVLHARRLYDEQKFEEAREKGIELEFQPDVKAAFLSLLPLRSISRFWGFLTDMELPVWLRPYTYRAWARAFHSTDLDEVALPLDEYASLRQFFVRTLKEGSRPIDHDPQCLISPVDGIVLRCGELRGVGAMIEQVKGCSYSVSSLLGASSFLPMIAEGGVQEESGEQENTSKEKSKKSWWKVSLASPKVWDPVSVCPMKGLFYCVIYLKPGDYHRIHSPVDWSILVRRHFSGRLFPVNERATRTIQNLYVENERVVLEGLWKEGFMAIAAIGATNIGSIELFIEPELRTNRPRKKLLHSEAPEEHLYEPEGVGMMLKKGDELAAFNMGSTVVLVFQAPISKSLENGDSSSEFSFCIKRGDRVRVGEALGRWQDF, from the exons ATGAAATTCAGGGTTTCGTACGGGCTCCCGATGTTCTTTAACCACACACGCGGCGGTTACCTCCACAACCAGCATCGCTGCTTCACTTCGCTTTTCAAAAAACTCCAAACAACCACTCGCGCGCGAGCTTCCGTCAATGGCGGACATGGAAGTTCTCAAG GTGATTCTTTTCTGGTTCCTGGTGCAACCGTGGCTACATTACTGATGCTTGGTGTTCTCCATGCTCGTCGGCTTTATGATGAACAGAAG TTTGAAGAGGCACGAGAAAAAGGAATTGAATTAGAGTTCCAACCTGATGTAAAA GCAGCATTTTTGAGTCTTCTACCTCTGCGTTCTATCTCTCGATTTTGGGGTTTCTTGACAGACATG GAACTTCCTGTCTGGCTGCGTCCTTATACCTATAGAGCATGGGCTCGGGCATTCCACTCAA CAGATTTAGATGAAGTAGCTCTGCCTCTGGATGAATATGCTTCTCTACGGCAGTTCTTTGTTCGTACTTTGAAAGAAGGTTCCAGGCCCATTGACCATGATCCACAATGTCTG ATTAGTCCCGTTGATGGTATCGTTTTGAGATGTGGAGAGTTAAGAGGAGTAGGGGCTATGATTGAGCAAGTCAAAGGGTGTTCCTATTCCGTTTCTTCACTTCTTGGTGCAAGCTCTTTCCTTCCCATGATAGCCGAAGGGGGTGTGCAAGAAGAGAGTGGTGAACAGGAAAATACTTCTAAAGAGAAGAGTAAGAAGTCATGGTGGAAAGTTTCATTGGCGTCTCCTAAAGTTTGGGATCCTGTGTCAGTATG TCCAATGAAAGGTCTATTTTACTGTGTAATTTACTTGAAGCCCGGTGACTATCATCGTATACACTCTCCAGTTGATTGGAGCATCCTTGTCCGGCGCCATTTTTCAG GTCGCCTATTCCCTGTGAATGAACGTGCTACAAGAACCATCCAAAACCTTTATGTTGAGAATGAAAGG GTTGTTCTCGAAGGTCTATGGAAGGAAGGGTTTATGGCGATTGCTGCAATTGGTGCAACAAATATTGGGTCAATTGAG CTTTTCATTGAACCAGAACTTCGGACAAATCGACCAAGAAAGAAGTTACTGCACTCAGAAGCCCCAGAAGAACATCTTTATGAACCCGAAGGGGTTGGCATGATGCTCAAAAAAGGAGATGAG TTAGCTGCTTTCAACATGGGATCAACAGTGGTTCTTGTCTTCCAGGCCCCCATATCAAAATCACTTGAAAATGGGGATTCCTCATCGGAGTTTAGTTTTTGCATCAAGCGTGGAGATAGAGTTCGAGTTGGGGAAGCACTGGGGAGGTGGCAGGATTTTTAG